The Microbacterium sp. zg-Y1090 sequence CGGCGGCTGTTCGCCGAGAACCGGGCGTCGAAGCCTTCCGGCGCGATGGACGTGCGCCGCACGACCGCGTCGGGGTACTGGCCCAGCACGCCGCCGATGCGGGCGGCGAGCGCCGCCACGCGTTCGCTGTCGTCATCGTCGACCGCGGCGTCTGCGGCATCCACTCGGTCGTCACGCCGCCGCCCGCGCCGCGAGCGCAGGCGGTGCAGCTGCCCGTCGTCGAGGTCGAGGTGCGCCACCTGCCCGGTCGCGTGCACGCCGGCATCCGTGCGCCCGGCGACGACCAGGCGCGGCGAGCCGCCGAGGATCCGCGTGACGGCATCCTCGATCGTGCCCTGCACGGTGCGCAGTCCGGGCTGACGCGCCCACCCGCGGAAGTGCGTGCCGTCGTAGGCGATGTCGAGACGGATGCGCACCCCGACATCCTAATTCGCGTCGGCGCCGGGCCCGTCAGCGCGTGACGACCGTGACCGTGGCCAGCCGCTGCAGCACCTCGTGGCTGACCGAGCCGAGCAGGAACCGCGCGAGCGCGTTGCGCCCGTGCGTGCCGATGACGGCCAGCTTGGCGCCGGCGGCGAGGTCGTTGATCACCGCGGAGGGGTGCCCCTCCACCGCACGCTCCTCGATGACGAGGTCGGGGTACTGCGACCGCAGACCCGCCATCGACAGGGCGAGGGCCTCGGTGGCCGCCTGCTGCATGTTCTTCAGGTACAGGTCGGGGTAGACCATCGTGGCGTTGCGCGGCATCGCCACCGGCGTCCACACGCACACCGCGGTGAGCGGCTCACCCAGACGGTCGGCCTCGGCTGCGGCGAAGGCGATCGCATGCTCCGACACCGGCGAACCGTCGACGCCGACGATGACGCCGGCGCGGTCGTGGATCTCGATGTCGGGCACGACCACGACCGGGCAGTGCGAGGCGGCGACGATGCGGATGCCGTGCGCCCCGCGTGCGGGGCCTGATCCCGGACCCCGGTAGTCGCTGCCGATCACGAGCAGCGCGGCACGCTCGGATGCCTCGGCGAGGGTCGTCACCGGGTTTCCGGCATCCACCCGCGTCGTCACCTCGACGCCCGCTTCGGCGACCCGCGCCGCTTCGGCCTGCAGCATGCGCTGGGCGGCGTCGAGCACCAGGTCCATCACCGCGCCCTCGCCGACGGTGCCGATCGCGCCGCCGACGACGCTCACGAGCTCCACCTTCTGGCGACGCTGAATGGCTCGACGCGTCGCCCACTCGACGGCCCTGCGTGCAGCGGGGGCTTCGGTCACTCCGACAACGATCGTTCCGGTCATTTCATCCTCCGTGGGAGTCGTGCGCCTGCG is a genomic window containing:
- a CDS encoding universal stress protein; this encodes MTGTIVVGVTEAPAARRAVEWATRRAIQRRQKVELVSVVGGAIGTVGEGAVMDLVLDAAQRMLQAEAARVAEAGVEVTTRVDAGNPVTTLAEASERAALLVIGSDYRGPGSGPARGAHGIRIVAASHCPVVVVPDIEIHDRAGVIVGVDGSPVSEHAIAFAAAEADRLGEPLTAVCVWTPVAMPRNATMVYPDLYLKNMQQAATEALALSMAGLRSQYPDLVIEERAVEGHPSAVINDLAAGAKLAVIGTHGRNALARFLLGSVSHEVLQRLATVTVVTR